One Leopardus geoffroyi isolate Oge1 chromosome C1, O.geoffroyi_Oge1_pat1.0, whole genome shotgun sequence DNA segment encodes these proteins:
- the KNCN gene encoding kinocilin, whose protein sequence is MDIPISSRDFRCLQLACVALGLVAGSIIIGVSVSKAAAAVGGIFIGAASLGFLILAYPFLKARFNLDHILPTIGSLRIHPHPGPDHGEGRSSTNGNKEGARSSLSTVSRTLEKLKPGGRGTAEG, encoded by the exons ATGGACATCCCCATCAGCAGCAGAGACTTCCGCTGCCTGCAGCTAGCCTGTGTGGCCCTCGGCCTGGTGGCTGGCAGCATCATCATCGGTGTGTCCGTGTCCAAAGCTGCAGCCGCCGTGGGTGGCATCTTTATTGGCGCCGCCAGTCTGG GGTTCCTCATCTTGGCCTACCCCTTTCTAAAGGCTCGGTTCAACCTGGACCACATCCTGCCCACCATAG GGAGCCTGAGAATTCACCCCCACCCGGGGCCAGACCATGGGGAGGGAAGATCCAGCACCAATGGCAATAAAGAGG GAGCCCGAAGCAGCCTGTCCACTGTGAGCAGAACACTGGAGAAGCTGAAGCCAGGGGGCCGGGGAACTGCGGAGGGCTGA